GCTTTCAGCGCTACCAGCGCAACCGCTTTATTGAGGCCCTGGTGAACATGGGCCTGAGCACCACAGAGATACAGAACCGCGTCAAGCGTGAACTGGGTGAGGAACTGAGCGTTCGTCACCTGGTTCGTCTTGCGGCGCGTGGTCGGGGAAGAATCCAAGCATGAAGCGCGCCATCATCTATGCCCGAGTGAGCAGCAAGCGCCAGGCCGACGACGGCCTGCCCGTTGAAAGCCAGATTGATCACTGCCGATCCAAGGCGGCGGCGCTGGGCGCCACGGTCGTGAAGGTGTTTACCGATGGGGGTATATCGGGCACCACCGACCGCCGCCCGTCTTTTCAGGACGCCCTGAACTTCTGCGCCGTCGCGGATATCGACTACTTCATCACCTGGTCATCCAGCCGGTTCGCCCGCAACCACCTCGACGCTGGGCACTACAAGGCGGTGCTGCAGCGGTACAACACGCGGCTGATTTACTCCAGCACAGAGGTGGACATTGGCACGGATGACGGCTGGTTTATCGATGCCATTGGCTCGGTGATCGATGAGCGCTACTCGCGCCAGGTCGCCAGTGACACCCGCCGCTCGATGCTCAAGGCTGCCAAGGATGGCTACTTTTTGGGGGGGCGCGTGCCGTTTGGCTATGTCGTCGTCTCCGATGGCAAGCGGAAACGGCTGGGGCAGCACCCCACAGAAGCCAACACGGTGCGGCAGATTTTCACGATGGCGCTGCAGGGCTGCGGGACCAAAACGATTGCCCTGCACCTGAATGGCACGGGGTTGACTTTGCGCGGGCAGTCGTTCAGCAAGAACACGTTGACCTACATCCTCAAGAACGAGGTGTATGCGGGCTGGACCATCTTCAACCGTACCAACAAGCGCACGCCGAACCCGCCAGAGGACTGGATCAAGGTGAAGAGCCACAGTGCGCTGGTGAGTGAAGAGGACTTTGAAAGGGTGCAAAAGGTGTTGGAAAAACGCAAACCTGCCAATGTGGGCGGCCAGCCGCGCAGCAACTTTGCCTTCACCGGCCTGCTGAAGTGCGGGCTGTGCGATGCCAGCCTGCAGACCTGCAGCGGTACGGGCCGCAGCAAGGTCTACCACTACTACGGGTGCCGCAATAGCCTGGTGGGCAAGCACCGCTGCGGCTTTGGCAAGGTGCGGGCAGAACTGTTTGACGAGTGGATGCTGGCCGAGCTGCTGGACCAGGTGATGACACCTGAGCGCATGGCCGACGTGGTGGCCCAGGCCTACCAGACGCGCGAGACGTGGGCGAAAGACCGCTCAGACCGGCGCAAAACAATCGTGGCCGAGCTTCGTGTGGCTGAAAAAGCGCGGTCGAACTTGTTCTCTGTCCTGGAGCTGCACGGCCAGGACGCACCGAACCTGGGCGATATCACCCAGCGGCTCCGGGAATGGAACGACCGCATACGCAGCCTGGAGGCCAGTCTGGTTGATCTTGAGAACGAGAGGATGAGTGCGAACGAGCAGCCCGAGGTAGACCCGGCCGAAGCGGCCGAGGTACTGCGGGATATCGTCCTAAATTGCGAAGACCCCAAAAAACTGCGCGAGTTTGTGGGGTCGTTCGTCCGGGAAATCACTGTGACCGACAGCGAGGTGGTGGTGGACTACCACCCTGAGTGCCTGGTAAGGCACAACCACCGCGCAAAGATTCACAGTGCCGAAAAATGGCTCCTCGACCTGGGCTCGAACCAGGGACCTACGGATTAACAGTCCGGCGCTCTACCGACTGAGCTATCGAGGAATGATCGGTATCTATCGACTAACTAATTGAAAGGCCCTGCTTTACTCATGCAGGGCCTGCAAATTCTTGGCTCCTCGACCTGGGCTCGAACCAGGGACCTACGGATTAACAGTCCGGCGCTCTACCGACTGAGCTATCGAGGAACAAGACTTAGATTATATACACAAAATTGGGTCTCAATCAAAAAACTGCCAGGTCCATTCACAAGCCAGTGCTGCGGCGCGGAGTCGTACTGCACGTTATCCTGACCGGCACGCCGCCATGCGAGCGGCTTGTGCTGCATCCAACTCCCTCACGACATGACCATCCACACCATCCTGAAAATGGGCGACCCCCGCCTGCTGCGCGTGGCCCAGCCAGTGACCGCATTCGACACCGATGAGTTGCACCAGCTGGTGCGCGACATGTTCGAGACCATGGCCTCGGTGAACGGAGCCGGGCTGGCCGCACCGCAGATCGGGGTGGATCTGCAACTGGTCATTTTTGGCTCGAACGACCGCAACCCGCGTTATCCGAACCGGCCGCTGGTGCCACCCACCGTCCTGCTCAACCCGGTGATCACGCCTCTGGGGGCAGAAGAGGAAGAAGACTGGGAAGGGTGCCTCTCCGTGCCGGGTTTGCGTGGCAAGGTGCCCCGCTGGTCACGCATCCGCTACACAGGCTTTGACCTGTATGGCGATCCCATTGACCGCACGGTAGACGGCTTTCATGCGCGCGTTGTGCAGCATGAGTGTGATCACCTGATCGGAAAGCTGTACCCCATGCGGGTGCGTGATTTCACGCAGTTCGGGTTCACCGAGGTGCTGTTCCCGGAGATCAGCGCCAACGAGGACGACTGAGCCTGACCTACACCCTTGGCCCACGCCCGCCGGGTCAGGATGACAGTTCCTGCAGCAGTTCGGTCTCGATCTGGATCTGGCGCGCGTTGTTCTGCAGCTCGGGGCCCTGGATGAGGAAGGTGTCTTCCACCCGTTCGCCCAGGGTGCTGACCTTGGCCAGTTGCACGCTCAGGTGGTGCTGCGCCAGGATGCGGGCCACCAGATACAGCAGGCCCGCACGGTCGCTGGCAGAAATGGCCAGCAGCCAACGCTGCGCTTTTTCATCGGGCCGCAGGGTCACGCGGGGTGCGACCGGGAAGCTCTTGACCCGGCGCGATACCCGTTTGCGGGTGGGCTCGGGCAGCGGGCCGCCTTCCTCGATCACGCGCATCAGGTCGCTCTCGACCATGTGGGTCAGCTCGCGGTAGTGCCCGGGCTGTTCGGATGCAGAAGAGGCCACCACCTGGAAGGTATCGAGCGCATAGCCGTTGTTGGCGGTGTGCACCCGCGCATCCAGGATGCTGAAGCCCACGCGGTCAAAGTAGCCGCAGATGCGGGCAAACAGGTCGGCCTGGTCGGCCGCGTAGACCATCACCTGCAGCCCATCACCCGCCAGCGACTGGCGGGCGCGCACGACCGGTTTGGCGGTGCCCACGTGGCGCGAAAGATGACGCGTGTGCCAGGCAATGTCGGCCGCGTCATGGCGCATGAAGTAACTCACGTCGAGCGTGGCCCACAGCGCCTTGTGCGCTTCAAAGGGCAGGGCGTTGAGCGCTAGCAGCACCAGCGCCTCGCGCTTGCGGGCCTCGATCTCGGCGGCTGCATCGGGTGCACGGCCACCCAGGGTGCGCAGTGTCGCGCGGTACAGGTCTTCCAGCAGCTTGCCCTTCCAGGCGTTCCAGACCTTGGGGCTGGTGCCGCGGATGTCCGCCACGGTGAGCAGGTACATGGCTGTGAGGTTGCGCTCGTTGCCCACACGGTGCGCAAAGGCGCCGATCACATCGGGGTCGCTCAAGTCCTGCTTTTGCGCCACGGTGCTCATGGTCAGGTGTTCGCGCACCAGAAACTCGATGAGCCGGGCATCTTCGCGGTCTACGCCGTGCTGGCGGCAAAAGCGCCGTACCTCCTCTGCGCCAATTTGCGAGTGGTCGCCGCCGCGCCCCTTGCCAATGTCGTGGAACAGGGCCGCCACGTAAAGAATCCATGGCTTGTCCCACCCTCCCGCCAGCTGCGAGCAGAACGGGTATTCGTGCGCATGCTCGGCCATGAAGAACCGTCGCACGTTGCGCAGCACCATCAGGATGTGCTGATCCACCGTATAGACGTGGAACAGGTCATGCTGCATCTGCCCCACGATGCGGCGAAACGGCCACAGGTAGCGCCCCAGCACCGAGGTCTGGTTCATCAGCCGCATGGCATGGGTGATGCCCGAGGGCTGCTGCAGGATGCGCATGAAGGCATCACGGTTGACCGGGTCGCGCCGGAAGGCGCTGTCCATCACGCCGCGGGCGTTGTACAGCGCGCGCAGGGTGCGCGCCGACAGGTCTTTGAGCCCCACGGTGGTCTGGTAGAGCAGAAAGGTCTCCAGGATCGCATGCGGGTCGCGGGTGTACAGGTCGTCACTCGCCACTTCGATGAGGCCCGCCTTCTCGAAGAAGCGCTCGTTGATCGGACGTGGCTCGTGGGTCGATGGGTTCAGGCGCTCTTCGATGTTGAGCAGCAGGATCTGGCTGAGCTGCGACACGGCCTTGGCCGCCCAATAGTAGCGGCGCATCAGGCTTTCGCTGGCGCGCATGGGCAGGCGAGAGCCGTCGGGTGCCTGCGAACGGTAGCCGAACGACTCGGCCACCGCGGTCTGCAAGTCGAACACCAGCCGGTCTTCGTGCCGCACGGCCGCTGCATGCAGGCGGGCTCGGATCAGGCAGAGCAGCGCCTCATTGCGCTCGATCTGGCGCACTTCGAAGGCCGTGGCCATGCCGCTGGCGGCCAGCTCCTTCCAGTTGCTGCCCAGACCGGCCGCCTGGGACACCCACAGGATCATCTGCAGGTCGCGCAGACCGCCGGGCGACTCCTTGCAGTTAGGCTCCAGGGAGTAAGGCGTGTTCTCGTACTTGGTGTGGCGCTGGCGCATCTCAAGCGTCTTGGCGACCAGAAACGCCTGGGGGTTCATCTGCGCGCGGTACTGGCGTTGGAACTCTGCAAACAGCGCGGCATTGCCGCACACCAGCCGCGATTCGAGCAGCGAGGTCTGTACGGTGACATCGCCCGCGCTCTCGGCCAGGCACTCGGCCACCGTGCGCACACTCGACCCGATCTCCAGGCCCGTGTCCCAGCAGCTGCCAATGAAGCCTTCGAGCTTGGTGCGCAAGGCGCTGCCGGCCTCGGGCGCCGTGCCGTCGGGCAGCAGCAGCAGGACATCGACATCGGAGTAGGGGAACAGCTGGTCGCGCCCGAAGCCGCCGACCGCCACCAGGGCCATGTCATCGGGCAGTTGGGCGCGTTGCCACAGGGTTTGCAGCAGGTTGCCCGCCAGCGACGACAGCTTGCGCAGCAGCACCCGGATGCCGCGCGTTGATGCGCCGGTGGATTGCATGGCAGCCAGCAGCGCGGCCTTGTCGCTGCGGTAGGCGTCGCGCAGGGCATGGAGTTCAGTCATGGTCGGTAAGTATCGTGGGAGGCCATGAAAAAGCCATGCAAGAGTTGTGCAAGCGGCAGCCAAAGGCGCGGGACCCGGTGGCCCCGCCGTCGCCTCAGGTCTTGGTGGCTGTCACAAAGGACGGCAGGGGCGGCGATCCAGCCGACAGCGTCATCACCTCGTACCCCGTAGGCGTGACCAGCACCGTGTG
Above is a window of Acidovorax sp. KKS102 DNA encoding:
- a CDS encoding recombinase family protein, with product MKRAIIYARVSSKRQADDGLPVESQIDHCRSKAAALGATVVKVFTDGGISGTTDRRPSFQDALNFCAVADIDYFITWSSSRFARNHLDAGHYKAVLQRYNTRLIYSSTEVDIGTDDGWFIDAIGSVIDERYSRQVASDTRRSMLKAAKDGYFLGGRVPFGYVVVSDGKRKRLGQHPTEANTVRQIFTMALQGCGTKTIALHLNGTGLTLRGQSFSKNTLTYILKNEVYAGWTIFNRTNKRTPNPPEDWIKVKSHSALVSEEDFERVQKVLEKRKPANVGGQPRSNFAFTGLLKCGLCDASLQTCSGTGRSKVYHYYGCRNSLVGKHRCGFGKVRAELFDEWMLAELLDQVMTPERMADVVAQAYQTRETWAKDRSDRRKTIVAELRVAEKARSNLFSVLELHGQDAPNLGDITQRLREWNDRIRSLEASLVDLENERMSANEQPEVDPAEAAEVLRDIVLNCEDPKKLREFVGSFVREITVTDSEVVVDYHPECLVRHNHRAKIHSAEKWLLDLGSNQGPTD
- the def gene encoding peptide deformylase; translated protein: MTIHTILKMGDPRLLRVAQPVTAFDTDELHQLVRDMFETMASVNGAGLAAPQIGVDLQLVIFGSNDRNPRYPNRPLVPPTVLLNPVITPLGAEEEEDWEGCLSVPGLRGKVPRWSRIRYTGFDLYGDPIDRTVDGFHARVVQHECDHLIGKLYPMRVRDFTQFGFTEVLFPEISANEDD
- a CDS encoding [protein-PII] uridylyltransferase, with the protein product MTELHALRDAYRSDKAALLAAMQSTGASTRGIRVLLRKLSSLAGNLLQTLWQRAQLPDDMALVAVGGFGRDQLFPYSDVDVLLLLPDGTAPEAGSALRTKLEGFIGSCWDTGLEIGSSVRTVAECLAESAGDVTVQTSLLESRLVCGNAALFAEFQRQYRAQMNPQAFLVAKTLEMRQRHTKYENTPYSLEPNCKESPGGLRDLQMILWVSQAAGLGSNWKELAASGMATAFEVRQIERNEALLCLIRARLHAAAVRHEDRLVFDLQTAVAESFGYRSQAPDGSRLPMRASESLMRRYYWAAKAVSQLSQILLLNIEERLNPSTHEPRPINERFFEKAGLIEVASDDLYTRDPHAILETFLLYQTTVGLKDLSARTLRALYNARGVMDSAFRRDPVNRDAFMRILQQPSGITHAMRLMNQTSVLGRYLWPFRRIVGQMQHDLFHVYTVDQHILMVLRNVRRFFMAEHAHEYPFCSQLAGGWDKPWILYVAALFHDIGKGRGGDHSQIGAEEVRRFCRQHGVDREDARLIEFLVREHLTMSTVAQKQDLSDPDVIGAFAHRVGNERNLTAMYLLTVADIRGTSPKVWNAWKGKLLEDLYRATLRTLGGRAPDAAAEIEARKREALVLLALNALPFEAHKALWATLDVSYFMRHDAADIAWHTRHLSRHVGTAKPVVRARQSLAGDGLQVMVYAADQADLFARICGYFDRVGFSILDARVHTANNGYALDTFQVVASSASEQPGHYRELTHMVESDLMRVIEEGGPLPEPTRKRVSRRVKSFPVAPRVTLRPDEKAQRWLLAISASDRAGLLYLVARILAQHHLSVQLAKVSTLGERVEDTFLIQGPELQNNARQIQIETELLQELSS